Within the Bradyrhizobium ottawaense genome, the region CAGCCCGACGATACGCCCGGTGACGTGGTGGGCGTCGCGGAACGGCATTTTCAGCGTCCGCACCAGCCAGTCGGCGAGGTCGGTGGCGGTGGCATAGCCCTCGCCGGCCGCCGCCTTCATCCGCGCCTCGTCGGGCACGAGGTCGATCACCATGCCGGTCATCGCCCGGATCGCCAGCGACAACGCGGAAAACGCTTCCATCGCGCCCTGCTTGTCTTCCTGCATGTCCTTTTGATAGGCGAGCGGCAGCCCCTTCATCACGATCAGCAGCCCGGTCAGCGCGCCGATCACCCGGCCGGTCTTGGCGCGCACCAGCTCGGCGGCGTCAGGGTTGCGCTTTTGCGGCATGATCGAGGAGCCGGTGGTGAATTTGTCGGACAGCCGCACCAATCCGACCAGCGGCGAGGTCCAGATCACGATCTCCTCGGCGAAGCGCGACATGTGCACGGCCGCGATCGACGCCGCCGACAGCGTTTCGAGCACGAAGTCGCGATCGGATACCGCATCGAGCGAATTGGCCATCGGCCGGTCGAAACCAAGCGCCTTGGCGGTCGCGGCACGATCGATCGGAAACGAGGTGCCGGCCAGCGCCGCAGCCCCGAGCGGCGATTCGTTCAAACGCTTGCGCGCATCGGCAAACCGGCCGCGGTCGCGCGCGGCCATCTCGACATAGGCCAAGAGATGATGGCCGAACGTCACCGGTTGCGCGGTCTGCAGGTGGGTGAAGCCCGGCATGACCGTGCCGGCATGTTCCAGCGCCCGCTCCACCAGCGCATGCTGGAACGCCGCCAGGGCCGCGTCGGTCTGGTCGATGGTGTCGCGCACAAACAGACGGAAATCGGTCGCCACCTGATCGTTGCGCGACCGCGCGGTGTGCAGCCGTCCCGCGGCGGGGCCGATCAGGTCGGTCAGCCGGCTCTCGACATTCATGTGAATGTCCTCGAGCGCGCGCTTGAACTCGAACGATCCGTTGCCGATTTCTGACAAAATCGTGTCTAGACCCTTGCCGATATTTTTCGCATCACTCGCGGTGATAA harbors:
- the argH gene encoding argininosuccinate lyase, which gives rise to MSNKMWGGRFTERPDAIMEEINVSIDVDRHLYAQDIAASKAHAAMLSAQGIITASDAKNIGKGLDTILSEIGNGSFEFKRALEDIHMNVESRLTDLIGPAAGRLHTARSRNDQVATDFRLFVRDTIDQTDAALAAFQHALVERALEHAGTVMPGFTHLQTAQPVTFGHHLLAYVEMAARDRGRFADARKRLNESPLGAAALAGTSFPIDRAATAKALGFDRPMANSLDAVSDRDFVLETLSAASIAAVHMSRFAEEIVIWTSPLVGLVRLSDKFTTGSSIMPQKRNPDAAELVRAKTGRVIGALTGLLIVMKGLPLAYQKDMQEDKQGAMEAFSALSLAIRAMTGMVIDLVPDEARMKAAAGEGYATATDLADWLVRTLKMPFRDAHHVTGRIVGLASKQGVALHELPLKAMQEVEPKITAEALRVLSVEASVKSRTSYGGTAPKNVTAQAKAWLKRLEKERKLG